A genomic stretch from Hermetia illucens chromosome 7, iHerIll2.2.curated.20191125, whole genome shotgun sequence includes:
- the LOC119660756 gene encoding zinc transporter ZIP9, which produces MEETLVLIFLTIVMLVGSYLAGNIPLVVNWSEEKLKVVTIFGAGLLVGTALTVIIPEGIRALYEDGVHQDKPSLAKLGTGATAVSIPQEPLPHKHEDVDDHSATIGLSLVLGFIFMMLVEQISLRHNSGPASNKNITATLGLVVHAAADGVALGAAATTSHQDVEMIVFLAIMLHKAPAAFGLVSFLLHEGVERQRIRKHLAIFSLSAPLLTLLTYFGIGQEQKETLNSVNATGIAMLFSAGTFLYVATVHVLPELTQSSHSGGHHGRSSSSSTAHYSHLEDGTSASTKGFSGLRNTELFIMVCGALLPLIITLGHHH; this is translated from the exons ATGGAAGAGACACTTGTCTTAATTTTCCTCACCATAGTGATGTTGGTTGGATCATATTTAGCGGGCAATATCCCTCTTGTTGTTAACTGGTCTGAG GAAAAACTCAAAGTTGTGACTATCTTTggtgccggccttttggttgggACCGCGTTAACTGTGATAATTCCCGAAGGCATAAGAGCATTATATGAGGATGGTGTCCACCAAGATAAACCATCACTTGCTAAACTTGGCACAGGTGCAACTGCTGTAAGTATCCCGCAGGAGCCCTTACCTCATAAACATGAGGACGTTGACGATCATTCCGCCACCATAGGATTATCCTTAGTATTAG gttttatatTTATGATGTTAGTTGAACAAATTTCATTACGACACAACTCTGGGCCGGCTTCTAATAAAAACATAACTGCAACTCTAGGATTAGTGGTTCATGCTGCAG CTGATGGAGTTGCTCTAGGCGCGGCTGCGACCACTTCGCATCAGGATGTCGAGATGATAGTTTTTCTGGCGATCATGCTTCACAAAGCCCCAGCAGCATTTGGACTTGTGAGCTTCCTTTTACACGAAGGTGTGGAGCGACAGCGTATTCGAAAGCACTTAGCTATATTTTCGCTATCAGCACCCTTACTGACGCTGCTTACATACTTTGGAATCGGGCAAGAGCAAAAGGAAACTTTGAACTCCGTGAATGCAACGGGAATTGCTATGTTGTTCTCAGCTGGAACATTCCTTTATGTAGCCACGGTGCACGTTCTGCCAGAACTAACACAAAGTTCGCACAGCGGTGGTCATCATGGGCGGTCTAGCAGTTCGTCGACAGCGCACTACAGCCATTTAGAAGATGGAACAAGCGCATCAACGAAAGGGTTTTCAGGCCTAAGAAACACTGAATTGTTTATCATGGTCTGTGGAGCTTTATTACCACTTATTATAACATTGGGACATCATCACTGA
- the LOC119660764 gene encoding mitochondrial import inner membrane translocase subunit Tim13, translating to MAMSSLTSSQKGELMDQVKQQIAVANAQELLTKMTEKCFKKCVGKPGTVLDSSEQKCIAMCMDRFMDSWNLVSRTYGQRLQRERSNM from the exons ATGGCAATGAGCTCGTTAACCAGCTCCCAAAAGGGAGAACTTATGGATCAAGTAAAACAGCAAATTGCTGTTGCTAATGCCCAAGAACTTTTGACT AAAATGACCGAAAAATGCTTCAAAAAATGCGTGGGCAAGCCGGGGACCGTTCTGGACTCATCGGAACAG AAATGTATCGCAATGTGCATGGATCGGTTTATGGATTCTTGGAATTTAGTTTCGAGGACCTACGGGCAGAGGTTGCAGCGAGAGCGTTCAAATATGTAG